The genomic region TTCCCCTTTGATTTTTATCAATCGTTTTCATATATTTTCCTCAAAAAAATTTAAAATTTAGGAGGACGAACGATGCATGATCCATTCTGCCCATTCTAAATCTGCGGGTGTTGTAATTTTAATATTTTTCTCATCTCCCTCGACTACTTTAACACGCCCTCCTTGGCTCTCAATCAAAAATGCTTCGTCTGTTGCAATGGATCTTGTGGAACTTGCTTTTTTAAAAGCCTCCTTCAATAAGTCCACCCTAAATCCTTGAGGGGTCTGAGCCTCAAAAAGTTTTTCACGGTCATGCGTTTTGACAATAAATCCCTTTGGATTTACTTCTTTTATTGTGGGTTTCACTCGAAGCCCTGGAATCGAGGCTCCCCACTTGAGTGCTCCTTCAATCACATCAGAAATTAACTGAAGGGTCACGAAGGGTCGTGCCGCGTCATGAATGAGAACGATCTCACTTTCTCTATCCACTTTTTGAAGAGCATTCCATACAGAGTCTGATCTTGTTTCTCCTCCCTGAACAAGTTTTATGGGTTTCACAAGAGAAAATTTTCCCATTTGTTTTTCCCAGAACTCACCCATAAGGCTAGAGCGGAGGGTCACAATGATTTCTACGATATCCGAAACTTGATTAAAGGCCTCAAGGACATAAGCCAAAAGAGGTTTCCGATTCAATGGGAAAAACGCCTTTGGGATATTCCCCCCGAACCTCTCCCCTTTTCCGGCTGCAACAATGATCGCAGAAATTTTCATCAGGGGAAAACCCTCTCCAAACCTTCCTGAAGCGTTCTGATGGGACAAAGCTCTATCCCATCCAAAGAAATATTTTTCTTAGGATGGTAAGGAATCATACAACGCTTAAACCCAAGATTTCGGGCCTCTGTGATCCGCCGCTCTAAACCTTGAACATAACGGATCTCTCCCCCTAAACCAATTTCTCCTATCCATACCACTCCATCTTCGATTGCTTTTCCGTAAGCAGCAGAAGCAATGGCCATCGCCAATCCTAAATCAATCGCAGGCTCATTGATCTTCATTCCTCCTGCAACATTCACAAAAACATCGGCTCGATCAACCCCCACACGAGCTCTTTTTTCCAAAACAGCCAGAATAAGAGAAAGCCGATTCAAATCGATTCCAGAACTTCGCCGATTGGGAAAACTATTTTTTGTTTCGCACACAAGTGCTTGAACCTCAAGAAAAAGAGGACGCGTTCCTTCAAGAGAACTGACAATCACAGAACCACTCATTCCTGGAGGTTTTTCTTCAAGGAAAAGTTCAGAGGGATTTTCTACTTCTTCCAATCCTTCCTCACCCATTCTAAAAATACCGACCTCATCCACAGTCCCAAACCGATTCTTGATCGTTCTTAAAATTCGATAATGAAGGGCTTTTTCACCTTCAAAATAAAGGACCGTATCCACCAAATGTTCCAAAATTTTCGGACCTGCCAAGGAACCTTCTTTGGTGACATGTCCCACAAGAAAAATGGGAATAGAACTCTTCTTTGCAATCTCCATCAAGCGAATAGAACATCCTCTCACTTGAATTAAGCTTCCAGGAGAGGATTCTAATTCTGGATGATAGACCATTTGAATGGAATCAACCAGAATCAGCCCGGGAGAAAGTTCTTCGATAATCATTTCTAAACGAGACAAGTCTCCCTCGGCCCAGAAAAAAAGCTCTTTGGACGAAACACCTAATCTTTTTCCACGTTGCTTTAATTGAGAGAGCGATTCTTCCGCAGAAACATATAAAACAGAATGCCCTTTTCCCGTATAAGTTTCGGCAACTTGCAGAAGCAACGTCGATTTACCGATTCCTGGTTCTCCTCCAATCAATACCAAAGAGCCCGGAACAATTCCACCCCCCAGCACTCGATCTAATTCAAACCATCCGGAAGGGTGTCGGTCTACCTCCTCATGAGAAAGATCTGGAAAGCGTACCGGGATAGAATGAGTCGCCTTTGAAAGCCCCTTCAAATCAAAGGCCTTTGGAAGAATCGATTCCTCTTGAAGCGAATCCCATTCCTGACAGGTCGAGCATCGTCCCATCCACTGACGAAAGGAAGCACCGCATGATTGACAAACATACTGAACGGTT from Chlamydiota bacterium harbors:
- the ispD gene encoding 2-C-methyl-D-erythritol 4-phosphate cytidylyltransferase, which codes for MKISAIIVAAGKGERFGGNIPKAFFPLNRKPLLAYVLEAFNQVSDIVEIIVTLRSSLMGEFWEKQMGKFSLVKPIKLVQGGETRSDSVWNALQKVDRESEIVLIHDAARPFVTLQLISDVIEGALKWGASIPGLRVKPTIKEVNPKGFIVKTHDREKLFEAQTPQGFRVDLLKEAFKKASSTRSIATDEAFLIESQGGRVKVVEGDEKNIKITTPADLEWAEWIMHRSSS
- the radA gene encoding DNA repair protein RadA; the protein is MPKTTVQYVCQSCGASFRQWMGRCSTCQEWDSLQEESILPKAFDLKGLSKATHSIPVRFPDLSHEEVDRHPSGWFELDRVLGGGIVPGSLVLIGGEPGIGKSTLLLQVAETYTGKGHSVLYVSAEESLSQLKQRGKRLGVSSKELFFWAEGDLSRLEMIIEELSPGLILVDSIQMVYHPELESSPGSLIQVRGCSIRLMEIAKKSSIPIFLVGHVTKEGSLAGPKILEHLVDTVLYFEGEKALHYRILRTIKNRFGTVDEVGIFRMGEEGLEEVENPSELFLEEKPPGMSGSVIVSSLEGTRPLFLEVQALVCETKNSFPNRRSSGIDLNRLSLILAVLEKRARVGVDRADVFVNVAGGMKINEPAIDLGLAMAIASAAYGKAIEDGVVWIGEIGLGGEIRYVQGLERRITEARNLGFKRCMIPYHPKKNISLDGIELCPIRTLQEGLERVFP